From Thunnus albacares chromosome 22, fThuAlb1.1, whole genome shotgun sequence, the proteins below share one genomic window:
- the LOC122974242 gene encoding programmed cell death 1 ligand 1-like isoform X2, with the protein MEEEKKRKMPTLTFSLCLLACFLSCSVSAEITVKPGDDVTLQCQSQRDEAIILFEWIRPDLKTDGYVFFFRENRSYENYQHPSFRDRVQLIDPEMKDGNVSVILKNVTINDTGTYKCHVSVNSKRHELINTINLTVNTIYLKVTDSGHTAGNTWTEGDKDEGKKEERNLGLTVGLSVAAVLVVAVIVGFVIYRQRRQRPGAPVPQQD; encoded by the exons atggaagaagagaagaagaggaagatgccCACGTTGactttctctttgtgtctcctcGCTTGTTTCCTGTCTTGTTCTGTCTCTGCAG AGATAACAGTAAAGCCTGGAGATGATGTCACTCTTCAGTGTCAGAGTCAGAGAGATGAAGCCATCATACTGTTTGAGTGGATCAGACCTGACCTGAAGACAGATGGTTACGTCTTCTTCTTCAGAGAGAACCGATCATATGAAAACTACCAGCATCCATCTTTTCGTGATCGAGTGCAGCTGATAGATCCAGAGATGAAGGACGGAAACGTTTCTGTGATTCTGAAGAACGTCACCATCAACGACACTGGAACATACAAGTGTCATGTTTCTGTGAACAGCAAAAGACATGAGCTCATCAACACCATCAATCTGACAGTCAACACCATCTACCTGAAAGTTACTGACTCAG GTCACACAGCTGGAAACACCTGGACTGAAGGAGACAaggatgaaggaaagaaggaggaaCGAAATCTTGGACTAACAGTTGGTCTGTCTGTTGCTGCtgtgcttgttgttgctgttattgttggttttgtgatTTATAGACAACGTAGACAACGTCCTGGAGCACCTGTCCCCCAGCAGGACTGA